A stretch of the Panicum virgatum strain AP13 chromosome 9N, P.virgatum_v5, whole genome shotgun sequence genome encodes the following:
- the LOC120687765 gene encoding abscisic acid 8'-hydroxylase 3-like isoform X1 gives MPPRDHRFGHKSCVSAMAIFGAPVLVAFAVACAGLLWLRSRSSSKEMRDIPGTMGWPVIGETVSFISDFSSPAGILSFMRERQKRFGKVFKTYVLGRITVFMTGREAAKILLSGKDGVVSLNLFYTGKQVLGPTSLLTTNGEEHKKLRRLIGEPLSIDALKKHFDFINELAVQTLDTWLGRKVLVLEEASSFTLKVIANMLVSLEPEGEEQEKFRANFKVISSSFASLPLKVPGTAFHRGLKARNRMYAMLDQVISRRRDGGEVRSDFLQTLLRKHAGDDADKLTDAQLKDNILTLLVAGHDTTTAGLTWLVKFLGENPEVLEKLREEHLEIRERLKGTSSSHLGWSDVNGGMPYTNKVMNETLRRATILPWFSRKAAQDFSIDGYDIKKGTSVNLDVVSIHHDPDVFADPERFHPDRFDQTLKPYSFLGFGSGPRMCPGMNLARLEICIFVHHLVCRYNWKPLAEDDSVQPTLVRMPKNKYPIIATAL, from the exons ATGCCCCCGAGGGATCATAGATTTGGACACAAATCTTGTG TATCCGCCATGGCCATCTTCGGAGCTCCTGTGCTTGTAGCCTTCGCAGTGGCGTGTGCAGGCCTCCTCTGGTTGAGATCacggagctcctccaaggagatgaGGGACATCCCCGGCACGATGGGCTGGCCCGTCATCGGCGAGACCGTCTCCTTCATCTCCGACTTCTCGAGCCCGGCTGGCATCCTGAGCTTCATGCGTGAGAGGCAGAAAAG GTTCGGCAAGGTGTTCAAGACGTACGTGCTGGGGAGGATCACGGTGTTCATGACGGGGCGCGAGGCGGCCAAGATCCTGCTGTCCGGGAAGGACGGCGTGGTGAGCCTGAACCTGTTCTACACGGGCAAGCAGGTGCTGGGTCCGACGAGCCTGCTGACCACCAACGGCGAGGAGCACAAGAAGCTGCGGCGGCTCATCGGCGAGCCGCTCTCCATCGACGCGCTCAAGAAGCACTTCGACTTCATCAACGAGCTGGCCGTGCAGACGCTGGACACGTGGCTCGGCAGGAAGGTCCTCGTGCTCGAGGAGGCCTCGTCT TTCACGCTGAAGGTGATCGCCAACATGCTGGTGAGCCTGGAgccggagggggaggagcaggagaAGTTCCGCGCCAACTTCAAGGTCATCTCGTCCTCCTTCGCGTCCCTGCCACTGAAGGTCCCAGGCACAGCCTTCCACCGCGGCCTCAAGGCGAGGAACCGGATGTACGCGATGCTGGACCAGGTGATCTCGAGGAggagggacggcggcgaggtccggaGCGACTTCCTGCAGACGCTGCTGCGGAagcacgccggcgacgacgcggaCAAGCTGACGGACGCGCAGCTCAAGGACAACATCCTGACCCTGCTGGTGGCCGGCCACGACACCACGACGGCGGGGCTGACGTGGCTCGTCAAGTTCCTGGGCGAGAACCCGGAGGTCCTGGAGAAGCTACGGGAGGAGCATCTGGAGATCAGGGAGAGGCTCAAGGGCACGTCGTCGTCGCATCTCGGATGGTCAGACGTGAACGGCGGCATGCCTTACACCAACAAGGTGATGAACGAGACCCTGAGGAGGGCAACCATCCTGCCGTGGTTCTCCAGGAAAGCCGCTCAGGACTTCAGCATCGACG GGTACGACATCAAGAAGGGGACGTCGGTGAACCTGGACGTGGTGTCCATCCACCACGACCCGGACGTCTTCGCCGACCCGGAGCGCTTCCACCCCGACCGATTCGAC CAAACGCTCAAGCCCTACAGCTTCCTGGGGTTCGGGAGCGGGCCGCGGATGTGCCCCGGGATGAACCTGGCGCGCCTCGAGATCTGCATCTTCGTCCACCACCTCGTCTGCCGATACAA CTGGAAGCCGCTGGCGGAGGACGACTCGGTGCAGCCCACGCTGGTGCGGATGcccaagaacaagtaccccatCATCGCGACCGCGCTCTAA
- the LOC120687765 gene encoding abscisic acid 8'-hydroxylase 3-like isoform X2: MAIFGAPVLVAFAVACAGLLWLRSRSSSKEMRDIPGTMGWPVIGETVSFISDFSSPAGILSFMRERQKRFGKVFKTYVLGRITVFMTGREAAKILLSGKDGVVSLNLFYTGKQVLGPTSLLTTNGEEHKKLRRLIGEPLSIDALKKHFDFINELAVQTLDTWLGRKVLVLEEASSFTLKVIANMLVSLEPEGEEQEKFRANFKVISSSFASLPLKVPGTAFHRGLKARNRMYAMLDQVISRRRDGGEVRSDFLQTLLRKHAGDDADKLTDAQLKDNILTLLVAGHDTTTAGLTWLVKFLGENPEVLEKLREEHLEIRERLKGTSSSHLGWSDVNGGMPYTNKVMNETLRRATILPWFSRKAAQDFSIDGYDIKKGTSVNLDVVSIHHDPDVFADPERFHPDRFDQTLKPYSFLGFGSGPRMCPGMNLARLEICIFVHHLVCRYNWKPLAEDDSVQPTLVRMPKNKYPIIATAL, translated from the exons ATGGCCATCTTCGGAGCTCCTGTGCTTGTAGCCTTCGCAGTGGCGTGTGCAGGCCTCCTCTGGTTGAGATCacggagctcctccaaggagatgaGGGACATCCCCGGCACGATGGGCTGGCCCGTCATCGGCGAGACCGTCTCCTTCATCTCCGACTTCTCGAGCCCGGCTGGCATCCTGAGCTTCATGCGTGAGAGGCAGAAAAG GTTCGGCAAGGTGTTCAAGACGTACGTGCTGGGGAGGATCACGGTGTTCATGACGGGGCGCGAGGCGGCCAAGATCCTGCTGTCCGGGAAGGACGGCGTGGTGAGCCTGAACCTGTTCTACACGGGCAAGCAGGTGCTGGGTCCGACGAGCCTGCTGACCACCAACGGCGAGGAGCACAAGAAGCTGCGGCGGCTCATCGGCGAGCCGCTCTCCATCGACGCGCTCAAGAAGCACTTCGACTTCATCAACGAGCTGGCCGTGCAGACGCTGGACACGTGGCTCGGCAGGAAGGTCCTCGTGCTCGAGGAGGCCTCGTCT TTCACGCTGAAGGTGATCGCCAACATGCTGGTGAGCCTGGAgccggagggggaggagcaggagaAGTTCCGCGCCAACTTCAAGGTCATCTCGTCCTCCTTCGCGTCCCTGCCACTGAAGGTCCCAGGCACAGCCTTCCACCGCGGCCTCAAGGCGAGGAACCGGATGTACGCGATGCTGGACCAGGTGATCTCGAGGAggagggacggcggcgaggtccggaGCGACTTCCTGCAGACGCTGCTGCGGAagcacgccggcgacgacgcggaCAAGCTGACGGACGCGCAGCTCAAGGACAACATCCTGACCCTGCTGGTGGCCGGCCACGACACCACGACGGCGGGGCTGACGTGGCTCGTCAAGTTCCTGGGCGAGAACCCGGAGGTCCTGGAGAAGCTACGGGAGGAGCATCTGGAGATCAGGGAGAGGCTCAAGGGCACGTCGTCGTCGCATCTCGGATGGTCAGACGTGAACGGCGGCATGCCTTACACCAACAAGGTGATGAACGAGACCCTGAGGAGGGCAACCATCCTGCCGTGGTTCTCCAGGAAAGCCGCTCAGGACTTCAGCATCGACG GGTACGACATCAAGAAGGGGACGTCGGTGAACCTGGACGTGGTGTCCATCCACCACGACCCGGACGTCTTCGCCGACCCGGAGCGCTTCCACCCCGACCGATTCGAC CAAACGCTCAAGCCCTACAGCTTCCTGGGGTTCGGGAGCGGGCCGCGGATGTGCCCCGGGATGAACCTGGCGCGCCTCGAGATCTGCATCTTCGTCCACCACCTCGTCTGCCGATACAA CTGGAAGCCGCTGGCGGAGGACGACTCGGTGCAGCCCACGCTGGTGCGGATGcccaagaacaagtaccccatCATCGCGACCGCGCTCTAA